In Geopsychrobacter electrodiphilus DSM 16401, a single window of DNA contains:
- a CDS encoding dodecin — MTYGKGRTYKKVEVIGVSSAGIEGAIQQAVSRAQTSLEKLSWFEVQDIRGHIGEDGKVSEYQVVIKVAFELK, encoded by the coding sequence ATGACATACGGAAAAGGCAGAACCTATAAGAAGGTTGAAGTGATCGGCGTCTCCAGTGCCGGCATCGAGGGTGCGATTCAGCAGGCCGTCAGCAGAGCCCAGACCTCCCTGGAGAAACTCTCCTGGTTTGAAGTTCAGGACATTCGCGGCCACATTGGCGAAGATGGCAAGGTGAGTGAATATCAGGTGGTTATCAAGGTCGCCTTTGAGTTGAAGTAG
- a CDS encoding quinone oxidoreductase family protein encodes MSYAIRIHSTGGPEVMRWEQVEVVSPGAGEVRLRHTAVGLNYIDVYHRSGLYPLAALPAIIGMEGAGEVLAVGDGVTEFRAGDRVAYAGAPPGAYATERVMPAHRLVKLPPEISDQQAAAMMLQGMTAQYLMCRTYQVQPGDTILFHAAAGGVGLIACQWAKSLGAKVIGTVGTPQKAELARAHGCDHTILYHQQDFVQQVRDLTDGEGVAVVYDSVGQETFLKSLDCLRPLGMLVSFGQSSGPVTSFDPGLLAQKGSLFLTRPSLMNYTARRNDLLASAADLFAAVASNAVKIEINQEYPLAEAARAHRDLEARRTTGSTILIP; translated from the coding sequence ATGTCTTATGCGATTCGAATTCATTCAACCGGCGGGCCCGAGGTCATGCGCTGGGAGCAGGTTGAAGTCGTTTCCCCCGGTGCCGGCGAAGTCCGGCTGCGGCATACGGCCGTCGGGCTTAATTATATTGATGTCTACCATCGCAGCGGACTCTATCCCCTGGCCGCGCTGCCAGCCATCATCGGCATGGAGGGGGCGGGTGAAGTCCTGGCCGTCGGCGACGGGGTGACGGAGTTCAGAGCTGGAGATCGGGTTGCTTATGCCGGCGCTCCACCGGGAGCTTATGCCACCGAACGCGTGATGCCGGCGCATCGCCTGGTGAAGCTTCCGCCTGAGATCAGTGATCAGCAGGCTGCGGCGATGATGCTGCAGGGGATGACAGCCCAATATCTTATGTGTCGCACCTATCAGGTCCAGCCCGGCGACACGATCCTTTTCCATGCGGCGGCCGGCGGGGTCGGGCTGATCGCCTGCCAATGGGCCAAATCCCTTGGAGCCAAGGTGATCGGCACCGTAGGTACGCCCCAAAAGGCTGAACTCGCGCGTGCGCATGGTTGTGATCACACCATTCTTTATCATCAACAGGATTTTGTGCAGCAGGTGCGCGATTTAACGGATGGGGAAGGGGTTGCTGTCGTTTACGATTCGGTGGGGCAGGAGACCTTTCTGAAATCCCTTGACTGCCTGCGACCCCTGGGGATGCTCGTTTCCTTCGGCCAGTCGTCCGGCCCGGTTACGAGCTTTGACCCCGGGCTGCTGGCCCAGAAGGGCTCACTGTTTCTGACCCGTCCATCCCTGATGAACTACACCGCCCGGCGCAACGACCTGCTCGCCAGCGCGGCAGATCTGTTTGCCGCGGTGGCCTCCAACGCGGTTAAAATAGAGATCAATCAGGAGTACCCCTTAGCCGAAGCCGCACGGGCCCACCGGGATCTCGAAGCGCGCAGGACCACCGGTTCGACCATTCTGATCCCTTAG